The Dreissena polymorpha isolate Duluth1 chromosome 4, UMN_Dpol_1.0, whole genome shotgun sequence region acaaCCAATtgtaagaaaaaccttgttaccacttaaGCGGAACAATGTATAACTAAGTCGTGATGAAATTTTGTCGGAatatttatcttgaaaatatcttggccgagtttgaaTCTGGAACTCGTTCATCGAAAAATAATTTCACCAAGTAAAATAAAGGGAACTATAATTGCAGTGTCTTACAGTTCTCATGGTAAGGAAAGAACAATACGAAGTGCAAGACCAACTAATTCACTAGAATAgtgatggtagtggtggtagttTTTTGTTCTCGTGGCTAGTCTCTGGAAATGTAAGAAAGACGTGTATATACTACCAAAGTTGTGACTGAAATAATATTGGTTTGGGTGTTTTGTATAATACGTTCcgctagatttaaatatgtgtgtGGAAGACAATATTATAGTAATTGCTTTCATGTTTTTGAATAGTTACCCTGGTGTTGTCTTATAATTCGAGAAACACGTAGAATTCCATTATTCACCAACGTTTAATATTATTAAGAGAAAACGTCGAATTGGTGGTAAGAACACTGGCATAAGAATAATAAGAAGGAAAAATGAACGAGCCGAACAAGTGCTTAATTGTGTCTCttattctatattttttatttcaataaacatagTAATGAAatgagtattatatatatatatatatatataaagtatatatatatatatatatatatatatatatatatatatatatatatatatatatatatatatatatatatatatatatatatatatatatatactgattaaatatgaaaatgttcaatttctaaACGTTTGAAACGCCATTATTTCGCAACAGTTTTTGCGTTAAATACACTCAAACATCGTTCATGGTTTACATTAAACAACACCTTTAGCAACCACATCGCCATCTTTGTTAACAAGTGCTGGCATCACAACGAAGTCAACCTTTTTACCTTTGCATGTATATTCACGGAAGAAGTTTTCGTCGAAATCGTCACCCCTTTTCTTTGCATAAGACGAAATTGGTGGCGCAGAGAGGTTTGCCAACcaacatattttgacacattctCTAGTGAATATAGGGGATGAGTTTATAATCTTGGGACAAGGATAGTAATCCGCAGCGATTTCTTTACGAAATGCCTGCATATAAGAAAAGAGACGGACAGTAGATAAAGATACTCCGTGTCATTTAGGCAAACATGTATACCAGTTAATTTTTAAATCCTCTATGGCATGATCATATTATACAGAAACCCTATTTGCACAAATTAATAACAGTTGAACAAAGTTTTTTATAATCCTTTTAGGGATGAAGACGTTACAGTACGGACAAGTTAAAGGACATATTTGGTAATAATCAACAGCCATTTGAAATGGGTAGATTTATAAATTGTTAGCAGAGATGTTAAACGTTCTCTTATGGGATGTCTATGATTATAATTATACACACAAACGTATTTCAAAAGTTTTTAGgattgtatttgtataattatttacCTGAAAAACTAAACCAATAGAAAAGTCCGTTGTCCCTGTTTTAATCAGTTTTGTCAAGTTTGCCACATCTGGATGATTACCCTATAATCATCAATTAAATAAGCTAGTTTAactatattttctgttttaactACTCCGTATTCGTACTACAAAGCTAAAAAACTACAGTCAAAATTAATTATCCAGTGTAATTAAAATTTAGCTtaatcaaaatttcatatttgatataaatacaaattgagaaaaatggtattttttggcagtcaaaacaaacaaattaatatcAGAATAAAAGCAATTAGGGGAAAGGTATACTTGATttgtagaaaatataatattcaaacaaTTACAATATTTGATTACATCGACTGACTTCTCTTTGAGAATATCTCTAAGGATTATCTTCTGTCTGTTTAATTCTtctttacaaaatgtatttgCTTTCTAAAATTCATAAGATAAGATGATGAATAATTACACGAGTCCGCTAAAAGTAAAAACTCTGAACATTTTGTCTGTtctacataaatataaaaaataaccctTTATATGGAAATATTCAAATCCCAAATGTATCTGTTAAAAAAAGTCGGGTCATTAAATACCCTATCAATCTCcaaagaattgctacaaaatgaaatttaactgATCCTAGGACGGTAGAGGGCTGCCTTCATTGAGACAAAGTAGTTTCCTGAAAAACATTGTTCTGATGTTGGGATGTTTTCATACACGTATGAACGTGCTACGGGCTATAGGACCCCTCATGGAAGGATTCGGTTTCAAATAAATACTTAAGACTGTCCATTGGGAAAATGCAATTGTAGACACTATGACAAGGAATGCTGTTAACAGAGCTTTgcgggaccatcttcttgtttACAAGCTCCTACAAACCCAGCTTTTAGCCAAAATGACCCAGGAATATATCGAGATTCCGATACCCCTAGATCATGCCGAGACGACTTGAGCAAATGttacatgttttgaagtttttatcAAACTCGAGACTactacagagaagaagaaacgTTAACTAGCCCAGACGTCAAAGACGGGCCAACTTAGAATTATCAGCTCATGGTTAGCGTGACAAGGGTGTTAATCAAGGCGGATCGTACTGGGTATCTGCTGTTGCATTTGCAGGCAGAGTCATATTGTCTACCCGTCTTTACTGCAGCTGGGCACTTCAATTACCTGCGATCTGCTTATTTTTATCTGCATCAAAGGAGTGGATGGTGTTCAAGTTTCTCGTAGGAGCAATCAGTGCTGGGCTGAGCAAAGAagtgatcttgtcattgagcaaaTATGCATGAGATCTCTAAAGAAAACAGGTGTTCTAAATAGCGCAGTGGATGATTGGGGAAATTTCAAACCTTTGGACACAATTTATACGTGAAACATCCGACTACAACAGCGTGAGGTAGAATTTCACAGGCATTACCTATACTATAAGTCCACAACAAAAAGACTCAACTAAGGCGCGCAAAAAAGAGGTGCTTCTAATCTTGAGGAAATGCAGACAAAATTACAGATTGCTAACCCTACATATATTATCctactttgaaaaaaattgtcaataaGATAGTGGCTGGGGCAAATGTGAGTGTGTATTCATTTTAGGCGGTTGGGAACAAGATCATTAGAGACAGAAGAGTGGGCCTTAGCTGATAAATTCTAGAGAAAAGACAGCTAATTATATTTCCCTTGAAGACGTCATATGAACTAAGCCCCCATCTTACTGCTCTCTTTAAAGTCATCAACACACTTTGTAAAGCAGACAAGACTATGCTATTTTCAGGAAGAAAATGGCTGCTGCCAAACATTCGTCACCCCTGCACAACTTCCTCCAACATCACATGCAACAGTATTCCATGGCGAATGCTATCAAATCACGGTATGGATGGTGATGGCAAATAATATG contains the following coding sequences:
- the LOC127878664 gene encoding uncharacterized protein LOC127878664, with amino-acid sequence MPSNIAIDHNPALIAPTRNLNTIHSFDADKNKQIAVLSIYLKPNPSMRGPIARSTFIRKANTFCKEELNRQKIILRDILKEKSVDGNHPDVANLTKLIKTGTTDFSIGLVFQAFRKEIAADYYPCPKIINSSPIFTRECVKICWLANLSAPPISSYAKKRGDDFDENFFREYTCKGKKVDFVVMPALVNKDGDVVAKGVV